The sequence CAAGATAAAACTCATAAACCCCCCAAAGCCATCCTTCCTCTCAAATTTATTCTCATGAGATATAAATTCgcagtttaatatttttaaatttattttaaaagtgtttttcatggtaattttaatttgataaatattttaatataaaataaaaataatttttattttaatatatttttaatcaattttttttacaaaacatcATACAGTATATTATTAAACACATATTGAGACTCTCggccaaaatatataaaaaatttaatttttaattttatcaataactaatttattttattgctatTGTCCCAGAAATTTAATCTTATCTCtaacaattatttttgtcaagaactaattaaattttgtcacATTGTTTCAAATTCGTttgaaattaaacaatattgctattccataaataataattcagGTAATTTTACTGTATCAGATATTGATTGTGAAAGTCCAATAAACTTGGATTAAATTGAAACATTAATTAATACAAGATGCTATTGAAAATCAAGTGATATTTTTGGACTAAAGCAagattttccaagaaaaaaaaggttgggtagacacattttatttcttttgttcttcAACATCAAACGTTACTTAATTATTTCAGAATCCCAGAGAAATTCAATTTCCTTTtgaatcacaaaataaaaaagaataaataaataaatcaaatgccGTTTTTTTAACAGGCTAACAGCAAAATCTTTCTGCCCCCACAACCCGTAATTCAGTTGGACACAACTACCCTCCAATATAATGTGAAACAACAGAAGGCATTTTTATTTCGGCTCTATGGAAACGTAAAAATCCCAGTCGCCGCCTCCTGCAACCAATTATTAAGAGTATTTATTACTGATATCAagtgttttcaaaaataatttttatttaaaatagtattttattattttttcaaatttaatattaataatttaaatgaattctttttaaaaaattttaaaagtgtttttaatgaatttaactAATGTTCAACTCGCGACTGACCACAGCTGTTTCCAGTGACAGCCCACCATCACCGAAAGAGCAAGCGGTGGAAAGAACGAAAACGGTGGTTCTTGTCAAGGGTAGTTCCGTCAAATTCACTTAATTATCAAGGATTCCTCTTTTTAGTCAAAAGGTCAAACCCCCAGTAACACTCTCTGCTCGCGACAATGAACAAAGTTTCCCAGTTTTCCGTCACCTGAGAAAGCAATTGTTGGCACACACGCCCTATCACCGACGTTACTTTCATGGGTTTCTCATGAAATCTCCAGTCACCTGAAAGAGCCGGCACGACGCACCAGCAAGAACCAGACTTCCTTCACTGTCCAtgtttcaataaaagaaaagccttttgctgcttcttcttttgCATGTTTATTCTTTAGTCATGGGAGCTCTTGGCCCTGTCTCTCCTTGGACGCCAGGGGATGACGTTTTGTTGAGAGATTCTAtcgaggtaattttttttttgtatcattaaTCCTTTCTCTCTCACCAAttctttgttaatattttttccttaaaaaattaataaaacccattattttatatttgttcaagttaatatttttgttgttatttttgtaatgttggGTTTCTTTCTTGAAACAAGATTGATATGTTTCGCACAATTTTTCTCTAAAGATAATGATTTTAACAAGGGCGTGCTTGATAATGTTGAGAAGAGAATCTGAATTCGAACTTAGAAATATGTTAATGTAATCAGTATGAGAAGATATATGAAACTGAAAGAGAAAGGAATGTATTTATAATAGTGTTCTTGACTTGTAACTGGACAATATATTCTTCTAGGCTATCAGAATGGAAGACTGTAGCTCTTGGGTGAGTTCCAATTTTCTTAATGATAAACGATGAGGGTCAGGTTGTCAGGTTCTGCTGTCTTAATTTCTCATGATCAGTGAGTAATTAATGATATCTCTGGACTCAgcttaaagaaatatatagatacaaatagaaagataaatactagtttaagatatttttattccatttgGGGAGggagtcatgaattttattctttctcctctttatatctctttttttccttcaaagtGGACCAGGAGGGCCAAGAGTAACTAATGAGACGTTACTAATTACTCCCGGTGCACCATAAAATTTTCCCTGCTTTCCATGTATGCTGATTCTGGTGATTAGGATAATATATGTGGTTTCAGTGACTGTGATTCTGTTGGTTATGATAATCTATGTGGTTTCAATCACCCTGTGATAGCTGCTAATAGAGGCACTGGGAGTAAGGTATAAGCCAAGATAGATATCTATAATGCTCCATTTTGtatgtaaattgaaaaaagaaatccttCATAAGCTAGTGCAAAAGGGGGCACTGAGAGTGAGTGAGTGGCATtaccaaaaccagaaaacatTAACGGTGACATGTATGACCAACACTGATTATTCGTATGACCTCATATAAGTATTTTAAGAAGAGAAATTTCGGGCGTTTGTGAGAGAGAGGTATTGCATTCTTTTTATTCTGGATGTTGTCTATGTGCTGTTATTAGCAGACATTAGTGAGGGTAAGAGGGAGAACATCCATGGATATGGCAGGAGGTATTGGGAGTCAAAGCTTacgttcctcattattttttcttaagctGTATAAAACTAGATACCATATATTGGAAAACACAGAATACTAACTCGAAAACATGAAGATTTAGGTTGCAGTTGCTGGCTAGGATGTCTGTGTGAACTGGTGCATTTGTACTTGCTCACATTGCACACCAGAGGATTTTTACCATGGATTCTTTTTGCTTGCAGTTTAAGACAATATAGTTATTATTGACAGTGATACTTTTATTTCTTCATCTGCTAGTAAGAACCATTGCCTGATTGCTCGCTTTCTGTTAATCTTTTTGAATATCTTTGTGTTTATTAGACTGCTTATAGTTTGCAGCATGTGGATTTTAGTAGGTGTCCATTTTTTTGTGCTTCTTAAGACTGAAATGACATACCATGCATGGCATATAAAAAGTTTCATCAATTGGTGCTTGGCACAGCTTCTTCTTcatctgttctttttttgttgttgttgtagggTCGGGTCATTGGTTTGCTACTATTATGTAATTAAACATCTATTGTTAAAGCTTGTTGACTTTTGCTCAGTGTGATTGTTTTGgtaattcctttttatttttgtttcttacttATGTTTTGCAGGCTGGTGCTTCCTTGGAATCGCTGGCAAAAGGTGCAGTGCAATTTTCTCGAAAATTCACTGTTCGAGAAATACAAGATCGTTGGTATTCTCTCCTTTATGATCCAGTTGTTTCTGCTGAGGCTGCTTTTCACATGACTGAGTTTGAGCATTCTACACCAACTCTTCCGTCAAAATACAGCAGAGCtggaaattcaaaagaaaataaatatttttcagggAAGAGGAAAACTGAAAGTGTTCGTAGTTGTTACTATGCTCTGCGTAAAAGAATTTGTAGCGAACCATTTAACTCCATGGATTTGAGTTTTCTTGTTGGCCCCAATAATAGCAATTATGTTGGCAATGAATATGAGCAGTTATCCGGACAATGCACGCTTGGAGATCCAGTTACAAATCACTTTGTTCATCAGGAATCTAATTTAGACATCATGCATCATGCTTTTCCAGAAATTATGGATAGTGATCCTGCCCATGCCTTTGATACTCAATTCCAGAATACATTTCAAGAAGACTATCCAATGGAGCAAGACAATATACATGAACACATTCCCTGTATACTTGGAGAGAATCTGTCTAACACTGAAAGCAGCACTGTGGTTAGGGAATTCAGTCAACAATTGCCAGTGAATGATGATCTAGTACATGGGTGCTCCAACTTTGATGGAAAGGAAGTCCTTCAGTCACCAGTTCCAGATCGCGGCTCGTCATTTCACAATTTGGAGTACCCATCTCCTCTTCATGAGATGCCAATGTGGAGAATGGATGAAGTGATTTCAGTGCCTTATATTCCAAATAATCTTGGATTATGCGACAAAGATCTGCACCCGAGAGATACATTTTCACTTCTTGATGATGGTGATATTAAGAATAGATGTTCGACAGAATATGATGATCTCCATGAAGACTCCAAGTTAAAAATGGAAATGCTGACTGATGTGCCACAAAATTCTTCTCACAGTACAGAAGATTTTCTGGCTGAACTTACGAATTATTTGTCTAATGATGAGGAAGGGTCAGGTGTGGATGTTGATGGAAAAGATTTCAGCACTGATCCTTATATTGCTTGTCTCAATACAATTTTATTGAGTTCACCTAATAGTGAAAATGAAAATCACATGCCCAGTGTAACTGAACCAGAATCATCAATATCAGCAGACTGTCTAAAAAATCACTCTGGTGTGTGTCCTGGTAACTTATGGGAGAATAGAGGGTCTCACTACAGTGTTGACGTAGTTTGTAATTCTGAAATGCAGTTTGTTTCATCTACATCAGTTCTAGACCCTCATCCTGAGATGAAAGATGGGGTTCTTTGCTGTGTGCTAAACACCGAGGACACAGAAATCCCATGCAATGGTGATATACTCTTCCCCACTGAGTGGCACACAAGTTCAGCTGCCTCCTTAGCATCAAGAAGTTTTCAAGATGCTGGCAAACCAAATACTTTATTTGTTAAGGAAttaccaagtaaaaaaaaaagtggtggaGTTCCAGTAGGGGTGCACAGGGATCTAGATAATCCTAGACAACCACGCCCATCTTCTCAGATGACCAGATTACAGGTGATGCCAGAGCGTGGTCTACTCCATCCTGCAGGtgatcatgttttgaaatttgagtTGCCCAGCAGTGAAGCCACTAACAGGGGTGGTGCTGGTTTTGCTTCTGATGGTTCAACTCAATTTAATTCAGCAGACAATGAGATGGAAACTCTTGTTCCTGCTAAAGTGAAGGAAGAAACTACAGAAACCCCACTGGTGAAGCATACGAGTCATGATTCAGCAGATTCTTTAACAGAGAAACTGGATTTCGTTTCTGATTGCTTTACATATCCCCAGACAAACGTGTCTGCTGTTAAACAGGCAGATGATGCTCCAGCTGGAGTTCAAAATCATCAAGCATCACATATGAAAGTGGGCTCTTCAGATATTGCTGCTTCAGTACTAGCGGAAAACCATTCAATATCAGATCCAGCTGAGCCACCTATCCAGAGTGATGATGATGTACCGTGTTTTTCAGACATTGAAGCAATGGTAACCATACACTAACCTTCAAGCAGATGGGTCATTATTCGGTTTCTTTTGaccatttctcctttttttatatataatatatatttgcaattcCACCTGTTATCAGATACTTGATATGGACTTAGATCCACAAGACCAGGATTTGTATTGCAGTGAGGAAGGTAACATACAGTCTGCTTAGTACCTAGCAATTACTTCTCTTATGTATGGATCCACTGGAAACATTCCACAAGCTTTGCAATAATTCCCTGTACTCTGTTAGTCCTTGCCATGCTTGAAATCTGTTATCGCATGATGATACACCCTGGTGCTATCTTTTGCATCTTGGGGTTGGGGATGTTCTACAAATCTCTAGCATTATTCTGTGTATctgtttttcccttttatttttaattgcctgttgcctttttttcttgaatataatGCTTTATTATATCATAGATGCATACAGTAACTTAGACTGGTGTGTATTAGTTAATCACATTATATGTGTAATGTTGTTTTGAATTTCTGACACGATGACAGCAAAATTAAGACAATCTCTATACTATTGTCTGCACAGCAATGAAAATACAAGTATATGCTGCCTGTATTGATAGTTACTTTGATTCGATTGAAGTTCTATCTCAGTATTCATAACTGAAATCATTGAAAGATATCACATATACTATCATCTGTGTGTTTGTGTGCGCCTTAGTGCACGCATGTTTAAGTGCACATGTTCTCgtgttttatattaatatctttaaCTAATTTATTGACATGCTCTTGAAAAGTAATGCACTGTGTACATGCATTGTATCTAAGCATGGCATATAAGTTTCAATTGTTCTCTGCAGTCTCAAGATATCAGCATGAGGACATGAAGAGAGCAATCATAAGGCTGGAGCAGGGTGCTCATTCGTATATGCACAGATCCATTGCATCTCATGGAGCATTTGCAGTTATTTATGGTCGCCATTCAAAACATTATATTAAGAAGCCTGAGGTATTTCAAAGCTGCAAACTTACCTGATTGCTTACTATGTTGGGTATTTGCTTTAAGGAGTCCTGTTCTTTTTAATTCCTTTGTACTTTGCCTCGCCTACAAAACCACAACTAGAGctataactttatatatgtaCTCAATGCTCATCCAAATTGTGTATCTGGAGCACTACTTGAGTGGTAAAAGTAAATTCTCTGGACAGTTTGGTAATTTTTGTATGATGGATATTCATGTTACACAAGTTAGGGGAAATGTTATTCGCACACCTCGTATCTGTTAACCGCACAACAATTGTCGAAGTGATCTAAATACCCCAATGAAATTTCATAATCACCcctaatttatttgaaaaatctgCCTGTTTTGTCTTTCATTGGTTGGTTTGAACTTGGTTTGGTGCTCTGGTTCCTTTTATCTCATTTGCAAATTCAATCATGATGAAACAGTAAACTTGTCAAGAGAATATTCCTACTGCTTTCTGTTTTAAGAATTATTGtatcaatatcaataataaagtgaataatatttgtatgtatatataaactTCATTGATACTCTGAGATGTTCTTATTGTGTAATCAtctaaaaattatgtaaaataatgaaaataatgttCCATATAAATACAGACAAGCATGGCATTCTTTTTAACATCTAACATAAATATTCATCTATTATCCAAAATGGACAGAAACCAAGaaataataaacttttataATTGATCATGTTATTTTCAATTGATTGGATGCAAATGTTAAGTAAACTTTTACTTGAAaagttatataataaaaaaaaaatactttagggCAAGTGGTTTGGAACTTTTGGAAGATTTTTTTGCAATACAGAGACCTGGGTTCCACacgtaagaaaatatcaaaattctcAGCTATAGGTAAGGTTAATTTGGAGATTTCCAGTGGGTATTTAAGTCATTTTAGAATCTTGTTCAGTAACAAATCTTTGTGCGTGAATAACGTTTCCTGCTAGTTAGGAGTGGGAgattatgtttctttttctttttaaatttaagactATGGAACCTCAATAAGATGCTGTTTTTTGTATGGAGCTTAAATTCTGAAGCTAAATATAATGTTTGACAGCCCATAAAGCTAAGAATTCATGTCTTGGGTTGGCAAGTAGGATTCAAGTGCATGTGAATTTTCTTGTGACCATGCAGGTATTACTTGGTAGAGCAACAGAAGATGTTACTGTCGACATTGACTTGGGAAGGGAAGGCCGTGCTAATAAAATATCTCGACGGCAGGTGAGATCTGTCCAAGTTTATTGATGTATTTTAATGTTACTGTTATTGGCTTACtctcgttttcttttttgtcctaAAGATTTTAGAATTCAgaaagtttttttgttgttctttttgtaaattcaaGGATTTGCTGGGTTTCTTTCAAACATCTTGCCAGCATTTACTAACTCAACAAACTggtaaattaaagaaaagttgCATGTTAAAGAGTCATGAAAAGTGAAAATTGTTTATTACATATGGATTAAGATAGGTTGAAATTGATGATGGtatttacatttaatttttttaacaaaatttgtaATCATAGCAATGCAAAATCACATGAAAATCAAACTTGTGATTGCCTTACTGGCCATTCAAGAATACATGTGGGAGTTCTGGATCTTGAAGTGCTGTAAACCAAAAGATTCGAGTAAAGTTTACTCAAGTTGTAGTGACCGAAAAGAATGAAGTAATCTTTTTGAATTTAGCATCCTTTGGCTCCATCATGCACACCACGCTTTCTCGCTTCTAAATTCAATGTCTCTTCTTTTTACCTATCTCTGCTAGTCCACTAAGGCGCCTACTTTTTTCTTTAAGTGCATTTAACTTAATCATTTATTCTGTTTAGGCCACTATAAATTTGGACAAAATTGGatctttttatctgaaaaaCCTTGGCAAGTGCTCTCTCTCAGTGAATGACAAGGAAATAGCCCCTGGACAGAGTCTAAGCCTTTCTTCTGGTTGTTTGATTGAGGTTTGTTGCAACAGGTCTTTCTTCAGCATTATGCATGGTTAATAAGATGTTCTTGTTGTGTAGAATTTCCATGTAGTGATCTCTGCAATTTTATCTGTATTGAACTTTTTGTTGGCTTTTTCCATGCCTGCTTTTACCTATCAGGGTTTATGCAagtaatttttaacaataacaaaatcgGCCATTTATCATGACCAAGTTTAAACTTCGTGTAGATAGAACGAAAGAGATGCCATCTTTCACTAAGGCTTTTTACAATAATTGAGATGAACCCTCTTCATTTTGTTGGTCAAACTGCCATTTTAAAAAGAGTATTTAATATCTTGAATTGATTTGTCTTGAATCTTAATGTAGTTTCTTTCTTGTATATCATTCATTCACATACTGACACCCATTAGGCAAGAGCCTACGAGGTAATGTTGAGAATTTTACTGCTTCTGTATATGCACTTGTAAACTTTGtctcttcctctcttcttcccAGCTGCCCTTTGTTTTTTCGCATTGTGTACATCCTAAGTAGTTTCTCGATGCTGTGAATTGACTACAAGATTGcactctattttatttatgtgcCAGCAGCTCGTGTATCACTTTTTTCACAACCCACATAATTGACCACCATTAAACAGCATCTGTAGGTTCCTATGGAAaccttaaaattttgttttctcctaACATTAACAGAGGCAATTTATTTTGTTGCAATTGGACACTGGTGTCTTAATCCATGAATGGTTTTATCCTCTACATGCTTTATTCCTCAAAGTTTTATGCTTGCACTATACACCTAATCGTAAGTAATTTCTCGGTGTTTGTGATTTTGCAGATTAGGGGAATGCCTTTCATATTTGAGATAAACCAAACTTGTGTGAAGCAATATCTAGCCAAGAAGAACCAAACCCAGGAGCACCTGGTTTGAATCGCACCATGAATCAGAGCGTATTCAGAAGGtgctaatttttttccttgtgctTTCTGGGTTCTTTCTGTAAGCTATGTTCAGTCTGTTGTATGTAGATCCGCTGCCTTCGAAAGAGGGAGTAGTGTTCTCTAATGGTAGAGAGGTATATTCCACACAGTGTTTCCCGTGCTATGCTGTGGCGGGTtggattgaattttttctttgacgagcaaaaacaaatttttttcaaataatgttaatgtgtttttttagcataaaaaatttaaattatatgagattgatttgatattaccTGATCAACTTAGTAAGTTAAGAATAACTTGgactattaataaaaatatagcctgactaaaaaataattaagaataaattttttttaagtattgaaatgaCAACATATTATATCAACTCGAATTAACTATAATTAACCTGTCAATCTGCTACCCAGATCATGAGACTTTttataaccctatagaaaaaacataaaataaaaattattaaactcaaattttcaattaacccagtgttgaaggatgaaaccgaaaaaaaatcagctaaaaaaaaaactgagtgaACTCAGATTAATTTGTTAAACCTAAGGCTTGAGACTGagataattcttttaaaaaaatcaaaataaattataaaacttaaattataatcaacttaatgttgaagaatgaaatttaaaaaaaatcaattaaaaaaaatcaaaaaaccacTCGAGTTAACTAAATAAACTCATGATTTGAGTTATAAGATCAGGATAACCTTGAAgaatgcaaattaaaataaattatgaagcctaattccaATCTCAatattaaggatgaaattgaaaaaagctcgactaaaaaaaaaaaaaaaacctgagtcaATCGGTTCAACTTGCGACCTGAGCCAAAAGACtatgataactctatagaaagccaataaaataaattataaagctcaattatttctaatcaattcaatgttaaaggattaaattgaaaaaaattagataaaaaattacaagttaCTACTCCACTTGTAAATAATGAGAAATTATAGAAGGaagatagataaaaaaagatgaacgCATCAACATTCAGAAGTTTAATAGGAAGTTTACTATATCTAACAACAACAAGaccataatataatatatgcaACGTCTACTATCGAGATCATGCAAAGTCCAAGCCAAATCCATTTTGGAGTTGCTAAAAGAATACTTAGATACTTGTAAGGCATAAAAAAGTATAAACCAACTACAAAAGCAAGATTAATTGAATACACAACCAGTGATTGGGTTGGATCAATTGATAATATGAAAAACACTTCAGACTACATATTTTCACTCGATTCTAGAGTATTCTCTTGGGCATCTAAAAAGTAAGAGTCTATATCATAATTAATAGCTAAAGCAGAGTATGTGACAATCGCAAGAGCAACAAGTCAAGCTATATGACTTGGAAGAACACTAGAAGACATGAAAGAACAGTAACAAAGATCTACAACAATATTATGTGATAATAAGTCAAAGATTGCTATGAtaaaaaatcatgcattctataacaaaattaaacacatatcaatcaaatatcattttctataAGAAACAGTTGGCAACAAAGAAATCAAGTTCGAGTATTACAAGACTGAAAAAACAACTAGCAAATATCTTCATGAAAGCACTTCCACAAGTCAAATTCAAGGCGCTAGAAGATCAATTTGAAATAtcagtgtaataaaaaaaaatattaaattattaatggaCTTAAAAGAAGATTCTATATATCAATTATAGAAAATACTACAAATTACAAGTTATTCTAAGCTAAACAAAAACCAATGCTAAGATTAAAGCCTTTGTCCTAAAACTCTCCTCCTTGTATTATGTCTTCCATCAACAAAGATTTTGCTATGTATATCCCACGTCCTGCAACCATTTccaaactataaattaaatcCTTCTTTTACTAAATTACTACAACTATAAACCTTAACTATCAAACTAcattcatttcaatttctaatTACTAAAACCTCTAAATTACCTCTTAAACTACCATCATCTTCTAACACTTATTCATTACTTTTTGAAGGATAAGACTGGAAATAAACTTCATTCTCCCATCAAAGTCATTTCTCAATCTCACAATGGATTTTCAATCTCATAAAATTAAACTGTGCTCTCCTCTTTCCTCTTTACCTATcagattgattttttgttttgtaagacAACAGTTCCCAAATTCTGAGCCGAAAGTTCACTGGTGAGGTTGCAATATTCCTTAATGATTTGTTGCACTGATATACATGAAGAGTAACCCACCGGGTCAAGAGTGA is a genomic window of Populus alba chromosome 5, ASM523922v2, whole genome shotgun sequence containing:
- the LOC118062082 gene encoding uncharacterized protein, whose amino-acid sequence is MGALGPVSPWTPGDDVLLRDSIEAGASLESLAKGAVQFSRKFTVREIQDRWYSLLYDPVVSAEAAFHMTEFEHSTPTLPSKYSRAGNSKENKYFSGKRKTESVRSCYYALRKRICSEPFNSMDLSFLVGPNNSNYVGNEYEQLSGQCTLGDPVTNHFVHQESNLDIMHHAFPEIMDSDPAHAFDTQFQNTFQEDYPMEQDNIHEHIPCILGENLSNTESSTVVREFSQQLPVNDDLVHGCSNFDGKEVLQSPVPDRGSSFHNLEYPSPLHEMPMWRMDEVISVPYIPNNLGLCDKDLHPRDTFSLLDDGDIKNRCSTEYDDLHEDSKLKMEMLTDVPQNSSHSTEDFLAELTNYLSNDEEGSGVDVDGKDFSTDPYIACLNTILLSSPNSENENHMPSVTEPESSISADCLKNHSGVCPGNLWENRGSHYSVDVVCNSEMQFVSSTSVLDPHPEMKDGVLCCVLNTEDTEIPCNGDILFPTEWHTSSAASLASRSFQDAGKPNTLFVKELPSKKKSGGVPVGVHRDLDNPRQPRPSSQMTRLQVMPERGLLHPAGDHVLKFELPSSEATNRGGAGFASDGSTQFNSADNEMETLVPAKVKEETTETPLVKHTSHDSADSLTEKLDFVSDCFTYPQTNVSAVKQADDAPAGVQNHQASHMKVGSSDIAASVLAENHSISDPAEPPIQSDDDVPCFSDIEAMILDMDLDPQDQDLYCSEEVSRYQHEDMKRAIIRLEQGAHSYMHRSIASHGAFAVIYGRHSKHYIKKPEVLLGRATEDVTVDIDLGREGRANKISRRQATINLDKIGSFYLKNLGKCSLSVNDKEIAPGQSLSLSSGCLIEIRGMPFIFEINQTCVKQYLAKKNQTQEHLV